Proteins co-encoded in one Arthrobacter alpinus genomic window:
- a CDS encoding acyl-CoA thioesterase — protein sequence MVTDSEMNHDAGRRLTLNVPMRWGDMDAYGHINNVEVLRILEEARVHAFGPPAGTGLPGVEVAQPIFSDLPQNTQALVVEHRVKYLAPLNYRNIAAVVQVWVSAIKGASFTVAYAIFDPVTQTKCVIAETVLAFFHEPSGTLVRLADTKKSQLESLQGPKNFKS from the coding sequence ATGGTGACGGATTCTGAGATGAACCACGACGCCGGACGGCGGCTGACGCTGAATGTTCCCATGCGTTGGGGAGACATGGATGCCTACGGACACATCAACAATGTGGAAGTGCTGCGAATTTTGGAGGAGGCGCGCGTTCACGCGTTTGGCCCGCCCGCCGGCACCGGGCTCCCCGGAGTCGAGGTGGCTCAACCAATATTTTCTGACCTTCCTCAGAACACACAGGCGCTCGTGGTGGAACACCGAGTCAAATACCTGGCGCCCCTGAATTACCGCAATATTGCTGCGGTGGTTCAGGTGTGGGTCAGCGCAATCAAGGGCGCCAGCTTCACCGTTGCCTATGCCATTTTTGATCCGGTCACGCAGACCAAGTGCGTCATAGCTGAGACAGTTCTGGCGTTCTTTCATGAACCGAGCGGCACCTTGGTGCGATTGGCAGATACCAAAAAGTCTCAACTGGAATCGCTACAGGGGCCTAAGAACTTCAAATCCTAA
- a CDS encoding FAD-binding and (Fe-S)-binding domain-containing protein translates to MASPTQTKTGALDRHANAHDASHFLLIPQAVAVPANAGEVANLMRVSSARGLPLTLRSGGTSLSGQAVSGGLLVDVRKNFRAIEVLDGGARVRVQPGVTVRELNARLVRFGRKFGPDPASEAACTIGGVVANNSSGMACGTTDNAYRTLESLTLVLPSGTVIDTGAADASARLRDLEPELFKGLGELAERVRSNSASRATIERQFAMKNTMGYGINALLDFDDPVDILAHLVIGSEGTLGFVAEAVFRTVPRLAYATSGLLVFKNLEAANTALPALVDSGAATVELMDALSLKVGQGLSQVPGVVRDLAVDQHAALLVEYQSGTIEELADLNVKAVALTGSLGLDEPAEFSTDAKVRAELWHLRKGLYTSVAGARPQGTTALLEDVVVPVPALARTCLELNTLFNKYSYANSVIFGHAKDGNIHFMLTDKFASKDELGRYSAFTEDMVDVVLGEGGSLKAEHGTGRVMAPFVRRQYGDELYQVMRRIKELFDPAGMLNPGVILDQDPLAHLRHIKAAPPEVDPEVDRCVSCGYCEPVCPSKNLTLTPRQRIVTLRDMETARRAGNTELADALAKDYEYSGVDTCAVDGMCQTACPVDINTGTLVKHLRTKDAGKVESAVWGTAAKHWGAVTQGAGLALSVAAKVPSGVVQPVNKLGRKILGEDTLPLYSKELPAGGKARRRPAPAGEAAAVYFPACVNVMFGPAGEDSAGVQASFEQLCAAAGVHLLVPEDISEACCGTPWSSKGMAAGLADMHAKTLKLLRAATRDGALDVICDASSCTEGLLHTIESEVLAPGQKPLRVVDAVAFTAQKLLPLLGGEWERLESLALHPTCSSARMGLNPALVQVAEAVADDVQVPDNWGCCGFAGDRGMLHPELTESATAAQAAEVVAMGAVGHASCNRTCELGMTRATGEDYRHVLELLADAVSGKVPVTGA, encoded by the coding sequence ATGGCCAGCCCAACTCAGACCAAGACCGGCGCGCTTGACCGCCACGCCAATGCGCACGACGCCTCCCACTTCCTGCTGATCCCGCAAGCTGTGGCCGTTCCAGCCAATGCTGGCGAAGTGGCCAACCTGATGCGCGTCAGCTCCGCCCGCGGGCTGCCGCTCACGCTGCGATCCGGGGGTACCAGCCTCAGTGGACAGGCCGTCAGTGGCGGACTTTTGGTTGATGTGCGCAAGAATTTCCGTGCCATTGAAGTTCTCGACGGCGGCGCCCGGGTTCGCGTTCAGCCGGGAGTGACAGTACGGGAGCTCAATGCGCGGCTGGTTCGATTCGGCCGCAAGTTCGGCCCGGATCCGGCCAGTGAGGCCGCCTGCACCATTGGTGGTGTGGTGGCTAATAACTCCTCGGGCATGGCCTGCGGAACCACTGACAACGCCTACCGAACTCTTGAATCATTGACGCTGGTGTTGCCCAGCGGCACGGTCATCGACACCGGGGCTGCTGATGCTTCGGCCCGCCTGCGGGATCTGGAACCAGAGCTCTTCAAGGGGCTGGGTGAGCTTGCCGAAAGAGTACGCAGCAACTCTGCCTCACGGGCCACGATTGAACGCCAGTTCGCCATGAAAAACACCATGGGTTACGGGATTAATGCGCTGCTGGATTTCGATGATCCCGTAGATATCCTGGCGCACCTGGTCATTGGCAGTGAAGGAACGCTGGGGTTTGTGGCCGAGGCTGTTTTCCGCACCGTTCCGCGCCTGGCCTATGCCACATCAGGGCTGCTGGTGTTCAAAAACCTGGAAGCGGCCAACACGGCCCTGCCCGCCCTTGTGGATAGCGGGGCCGCAACGGTTGAGCTGATGGATGCACTGTCTCTGAAGGTCGGCCAGGGCCTGAGCCAAGTTCCCGGGGTGGTGCGCGATCTGGCCGTAGACCAGCACGCCGCGCTGCTGGTGGAATACCAGAGCGGCACCATCGAAGAACTCGCTGATCTCAACGTGAAGGCCGTGGCGCTGACCGGATCGCTGGGACTTGATGAACCGGCCGAGTTCAGCACGGACGCCAAGGTTCGCGCCGAGCTATGGCACCTGCGCAAGGGCCTGTACACATCGGTGGCTGGCGCGCGTCCGCAAGGCACCACCGCACTCCTGGAAGATGTGGTGGTTCCGGTCCCCGCACTGGCCCGCACCTGCCTGGAATTAAACACTCTTTTTAATAAGTACAGTTATGCTAATTCCGTCATCTTTGGGCATGCCAAAGATGGGAACATTCACTTCATGCTGACGGACAAATTCGCCAGCAAGGATGAGCTGGGCCGCTACTCGGCCTTCACCGAAGACATGGTTGACGTGGTGCTCGGCGAGGGCGGCTCACTCAAGGCCGAACATGGCACAGGCCGCGTCATGGCACCGTTTGTGCGCCGGCAATACGGCGATGAGCTGTACCAGGTGATGCGCCGAATCAAGGAATTATTCGACCCCGCCGGCATGTTGAACCCGGGCGTCATTCTCGATCAAGATCCTCTGGCACACTTGCGCCATATAAAGGCTGCGCCGCCCGAGGTGGACCCCGAGGTGGACCGCTGTGTCTCCTGCGGTTATTGCGAACCGGTCTGCCCCAGCAAGAACCTGACGCTGACCCCGCGCCAACGTATTGTCACATTGCGGGACATGGAGACGGCCCGCCGCGCAGGCAATACCGAACTGGCCGATGCACTCGCCAAGGATTATGAGTACTCGGGCGTGGACACCTGCGCCGTGGATGGCATGTGCCAAACCGCTTGTCCCGTGGACATCAACACCGGCACGCTGGTCAAACATCTACGTACCAAGGATGCAGGAAAAGTGGAAAGTGCAGTCTGGGGCACGGCCGCCAAACACTGGGGCGCCGTCACCCAGGGGGCCGGACTGGCCCTGAGCGTGGCCGCCAAGGTGCCATCCGGCGTCGTCCAACCAGTCAATAAACTCGGGCGAAAGATCCTGGGCGAGGACACGCTGCCGCTGTATTCCAAGGAGCTTCCCGCCGGAGGCAAGGCACGACGGCGGCCCGCGCCTGCCGGTGAAGCGGCGGCAGTGTATTTCCCTGCCTGTGTCAACGTCATGTTCGGGCCGGCAGGGGAGGATTCCGCGGGGGTGCAGGCGAGTTTTGAGCAGCTGTGTGCCGCGGCTGGGGTTCACTTGCTGGTACCGGAGGATATTTCGGAAGCGTGCTGCGGGACGCCGTGGTCCTCGAAAGGCATGGCGGCCGGGTTGGCGGACATGCATGCCAAGACCCTGAAGTTGCTGCGGGCTGCCACCCGGGATGGCGCATTGGACGTCATTTGCGACGCCTCGAGCTGCACAGAGGGATTGCTGCACACCATTGAAAGTGAAGTGCTGGCGCCAGGACAGAAGCCGCTGCGCGTGGTAGATGCCGTGGCGTTTACCGCTCAGAAGCTGTTGCCGTTGTTGGGTGGGGAGTGGGAACGATTGGAATCACTGGCGCTGCACCCCACATGTTCTTCCGCGCGCATGGGACTCAACCCGGCGCTGGTTCAGGTGGCAGAGGCCGTAGCGGACGACGTCCAGGTGCCCGATAACTGGGGTTGCTGCGGGTTCGCCGGAGATCGGGGCATGTTGCACCCGGAACTGACCGAGTCGGCCACGGCGGCCCAAGCGGCGGAGGTAGTGGCGATGGGCGCCGTCGGCCATGCATCGTGTAACCGGACGTGTGAGTTGGGGATGACCCGGGCTACGGGGGAGGACTACCGGCATGTTCTGGAGCTGCTGGCTGACGCCGTTTCTGGCAAAGTTCCCGTAACAGGGGCGTAA
- a CDS encoding alpha-mannosidase: protein MHDKHGLIQNRLKRVLVERIIPAIHTPVAPLELTAWHVEGGQGEPVAPAVALGLAPAATAPDYQPFFVGQQWGPAWGTSWIHITGTVPPLARGHKVELVVDLGFSQSWPGFQAEGLVYRPDGQTVKALNPLNTWVPVTTDIPGGAAHGGTAQGGETIDLYVEAAANPFVFTDNPFIPTQLGEKFTAGDAPRYTMARADINIFNTEVWELVQDFEVLDQLQAELDLGNPRRWDILYALERALDAVVLSDIVGTAAAARALLTEVLAQPANASAHQITAIGHAHIDSAWLWPVRETVRKVARTTSNVVNLLNEFPEFQFAMSSAQQYEWLKEHRPEVFAKVKEAVAEGRFIPVGGMWVESDTNMVGSEAMARQFTYGQRFFRENFGIECKEVWLPDSFGYSAALPQIVKQAGAKWFLTQKISWNTVNKFPHHTFNWEGIDGTRVFTHFPPADTYNSQLSGAELAHTVSNFRDKGAAKNSLIPFGWGDGGGGPTREMLARAKRTRDLEGSPQVTIQSPAEFFTAAAAEYPNAPVWKGELYLELHRGTYTSQALTKQGNRRSEHLLREAELWSATAAARGLIDYPYDELDRIWKLVLLNQFHDILPGSSIAWVHREAAESYARIADDLQEIIFAAVHALAPQPAVEVALVSTNSVIEPGPTAARDPLRAREQWEPLGSENPSIDSALHFNASPYPRRGIAPLSAGVPTPDTEKVTVERSDGHSDSGEIVVRNGLITVRFDKDGVISSIVDVAADRELVPAGHGANLLQLHADFPNMWDAWDIDEFYKNTVTDLRELDSMDVEILNGQAQVTIKRSFRKSHITQRVRISPDSKVITVHNAVDWHEQETLLKAAFPIDVHADHARFETQYGHIQRATHENTSWDNARFEVCAHRWVHVGEPGFGAAVINDSTYGHDVSRHPGTNGASFTTVRLSLLRGPRFPDPTTDQGHHSFSYGLVVGAEVQDAVAAGYALNLPWHGVPAEVPGATIAPLVSTDSQGAIIEAVKLADDHSGDVIVRLYEPLGARARVTLSASFPVVSVVENNLLEQPYDAGSLTVGASDGPDAGTTARATGSAESGISESASSESENPSMQLTLRPFQILTLRLQRGSK from the coding sequence ATGCATGACAAACACGGCCTGATTCAGAACCGCCTCAAACGAGTTTTGGTGGAACGGATCATCCCGGCCATCCACACCCCCGTTGCGCCGCTGGAGCTGACGGCTTGGCATGTGGAAGGCGGGCAGGGCGAGCCCGTTGCCCCCGCCGTGGCGCTTGGCCTGGCTCCCGCAGCAACCGCCCCGGATTACCAACCCTTCTTCGTGGGTCAGCAATGGGGCCCGGCCTGGGGCACCAGTTGGATTCACATCACCGGCACGGTTCCGCCGCTGGCCCGTGGGCACAAAGTGGAGCTCGTGGTGGATCTGGGCTTCAGCCAGTCGTGGCCTGGCTTCCAGGCCGAAGGTTTGGTGTACCGGCCCGACGGGCAGACCGTGAAGGCCTTGAACCCGCTCAATACCTGGGTTCCCGTGACAACCGATATCCCGGGTGGCGCTGCACACGGTGGCACCGCGCAGGGCGGGGAAACTATTGACCTGTACGTTGAGGCCGCCGCCAACCCGTTTGTCTTCACCGACAACCCCTTCATCCCCACACAATTGGGCGAAAAGTTCACGGCCGGGGATGCCCCGCGCTACACCATGGCCCGGGCCGACATCAATATTTTCAACACCGAGGTGTGGGAACTCGTCCAGGACTTTGAGGTTCTGGACCAGCTACAGGCAGAGCTGGACCTAGGGAATCCACGCCGCTGGGACATCCTGTACGCGCTGGAACGTGCGCTGGACGCCGTCGTACTTTCAGACATTGTGGGCACAGCCGCGGCAGCCCGCGCCCTCCTCACTGAGGTTTTGGCCCAGCCTGCCAATGCCAGCGCCCACCAAATCACGGCAATTGGGCATGCTCACATTGATTCCGCGTGGCTGTGGCCGGTGCGTGAAACGGTGCGCAAGGTGGCTCGCACTACCTCCAATGTGGTGAATTTACTGAACGAATTCCCCGAGTTCCAGTTCGCCATGTCTTCCGCACAGCAGTATGAATGGCTGAAGGAGCACCGTCCGGAGGTGTTCGCCAAGGTCAAGGAGGCCGTGGCGGAAGGGCGTTTCATCCCCGTGGGCGGCATGTGGGTGGAGTCCGACACCAATATGGTGGGCTCGGAAGCCATGGCCCGCCAGTTCACGTACGGCCAACGCTTCTTCCGCGAAAACTTCGGGATCGAATGTAAGGAAGTGTGGCTGCCGGACTCCTTTGGCTACTCGGCCGCGCTGCCGCAGATCGTCAAGCAAGCCGGTGCCAAATGGTTCCTGACGCAGAAAATCTCCTGGAACACCGTCAACAAGTTCCCGCACCATACCTTCAATTGGGAGGGGATCGACGGCACCCGCGTCTTCACGCACTTCCCGCCCGCCGACACCTATAACTCCCAGCTCTCCGGCGCCGAGCTGGCCCACACGGTCAGCAATTTCCGCGACAAGGGTGCTGCCAAGAATTCACTCATCCCCTTTGGATGGGGCGACGGCGGCGGCGGACCCACGCGCGAAATGCTGGCCAGGGCCAAGCGCACCCGAGATTTGGAGGGTTCCCCGCAGGTCACGATTCAAAGCCCGGCCGAGTTCTTCACAGCCGCCGCGGCCGAATATCCCAATGCCCCCGTATGGAAGGGCGAGCTTTACCTGGAGCTGCACCGCGGCACCTACACCTCGCAGGCGTTGACGAAGCAAGGGAACCGTCGCAGCGAACACCTGCTGCGCGAGGCCGAACTGTGGAGCGCCACGGCCGCCGCGCGAGGCCTCATCGACTACCCCTATGACGAACTGGACCGGATCTGGAAGCTGGTGCTGCTCAACCAATTCCACGATATTCTGCCCGGATCCTCGATCGCCTGGGTACACCGCGAGGCTGCGGAAAGCTACGCCCGGATTGCCGATGACCTCCAGGAAATCATCTTTGCTGCGGTGCACGCCTTGGCTCCACAGCCGGCTGTCGAAGTGGCCCTGGTCTCAACAAACTCGGTGATCGAGCCTGGGCCCACGGCGGCGAGGGACCCGTTGCGTGCTCGCGAGCAGTGGGAGCCGTTGGGGAGCGAAAATCCGTCCATCGATTCTGCCCTGCACTTCAACGCCTCCCCGTACCCGCGCCGCGGCATCGCCCCGCTCAGCGCGGGTGTCCCGACACCGGACACAGAAAAAGTGACCGTGGAGCGTAGCGACGGCCACAGTGACAGCGGAGAAATAGTCGTCCGCAACGGGCTCATCACCGTTCGTTTCGACAAAGATGGCGTCATTTCCTCCATAGTGGACGTAGCTGCGGACCGCGAGCTGGTGCCGGCCGGACACGGCGCCAACCTGCTGCAACTGCATGCCGATTTCCCCAATATGTGGGACGCATGGGACATTGACGAGTTCTACAAGAACACCGTCACCGACCTGCGCGAGCTTGATTCGATGGACGTTGAAATATTGAACGGCCAGGCGCAGGTCACCATTAAGCGCAGCTTCCGGAAGTCGCACATCACCCAGCGTGTGCGGATTTCCCCGGACTCCAAGGTCATCACGGTGCATAATGCCGTGGACTGGCACGAGCAGGAGACCCTGTTGAAGGCCGCGTTCCCGATCGACGTGCACGCCGATCACGCCCGGTTTGAGACCCAATATGGCCACATTCAGCGCGCCACACATGAGAACACCTCGTGGGATAACGCCCGTTTTGAGGTGTGCGCGCACCGCTGGGTCCATGTGGGCGAGCCCGGTTTTGGTGCCGCCGTCATCAACGATTCCACCTACGGGCACGATGTTTCCCGCCACCCCGGCACCAATGGCGCCAGCTTCACCACGGTGCGGCTTTCATTACTGCGCGGGCCGCGTTTCCCCGATCCCACCACTGATCAGGGGCACCATTCCTTCAGTTATGGGCTCGTGGTCGGCGCCGAGGTGCAGGACGCCGTGGCCGCCGGATATGCACTGAACCTGCCGTGGCACGGCGTACCCGCAGAGGTTCCCGGTGCCACTATCGCACCCCTCGTCAGTACTGATTCGCAGGGCGCCATCATTGAGGCCGTAAAGCTGGCCGATGACCACAGTGGCGACGTGATTGTGCGCCTGTACGAGCCGCTGGGCGCCCGGGCAAGGGTGACACTATCGGCGTCGTTCCCTGTGGTCAGCGTGGTGGAAAATAACCTTCTCGAGCAGCCGTACGACGCCGGATCCCTCACCGTGGGCGCCTCGGACGGACCAGATGCCGGCACCACTGCCCGCGCCACTGGCAGTGCGGAATCTGGCATTTCAGAATCTGCCAGTTCCGAATCCGAAAACCCCTCGATGCAGCTCACCTTGCGCCCCTTCCAAATCCTGACCCTGCGCCTGCAGAGGGGCAGCAAATGA
- a CDS encoding glycoside hydrolase 5 family protein yields MSFPAPVSSWLGNTTPPRRNPLRWGVNYTPSEGWFHSWQDFDVDAVRADFESIAALGLDHVRIFPLWPLLQPNRALIRPAGIADVGRVVDAAAEFGLDVSVDGLQGHLSSYDFLPAWVTSWHRRNIYTDPLVVEAEARLITALAKEVTTRPNVLGMTLGNETNQFAVERHPDQQLTTPAEMGEWFNTLLAAARKAWPTGMHQHSFDDNAWFVDSCPVTPAHATRLGDATTVHSWVFVAVAHLFPEGHPARTLFADYLVQLADAYSDDPARPIWLQEIGAPHPAVPFDGAADFLEQSLRPVLDTPNLWGSRGGARTMSAGSWPTSPSWNTPSGYWTPSAAPSLRACAWPS; encoded by the coding sequence ATGAGCTTCCCAGCTCCGGTTTCTTCGTGGTTGGGCAACACCACCCCGCCACGAAGGAACCCGCTGCGCTGGGGTGTGAACTACACGCCGAGTGAGGGCTGGTTCCACTCATGGCAGGACTTTGATGTTGACGCCGTGCGGGCTGATTTTGAGTCAATCGCAGCGCTGGGCTTGGACCACGTACGGATTTTTCCGCTGTGGCCGCTGCTGCAGCCCAACCGCGCGCTTATTCGCCCCGCGGGCATTGCCGATGTGGGCCGGGTGGTGGATGCTGCTGCCGAGTTTGGTTTGGATGTTTCCGTGGACGGGCTGCAGGGGCACCTTTCCAGCTATGACTTCTTGCCCGCGTGGGTGACCAGCTGGCACCGGCGCAACATTTATACGGACCCTCTGGTGGTGGAGGCAGAGGCGCGGCTCATCACGGCGTTGGCCAAGGAGGTCACCACGCGACCCAACGTTTTGGGCATGACACTGGGCAACGAGACGAACCAGTTTGCCGTGGAACGCCATCCAGACCAGCAGCTCACCACCCCGGCGGAAATGGGCGAATGGTTCAACACCCTTTTGGCCGCCGCCCGCAAAGCCTGGCCCACGGGCATGCACCAGCACAGCTTTGATGACAACGCCTGGTTTGTGGACAGCTGCCCTGTCACGCCGGCCCATGCTACACGCTTGGGCGACGCCACAACGGTGCACTCGTGGGTGTTTGTTGCTGTGGCGCACTTGTTCCCCGAAGGCCACCCGGCCCGGACCTTATTTGCCGATTATTTAGTCCAGCTGGCCGATGCCTACTCGGATGATCCCGCCCGGCCCATTTGGTTGCAGGAGATTGGCGCCCCACACCCGGCCGTTCCGTTCGACGGCGCGGCAGACTTCTTGGAACAGAGCCTGCGCCCCGTGTTGGACACCCCAAATTTGTGGGGGTCACGTGGTGGTGCTCGCACGATGTCAGCCGGAAGCTGGCCGACTTCCCCGAGCTGGAATACACCCTCGGGCTATTGGACTCCGAGCGCCGCCCCAAGCCTGCGGGCCTGCGCCTGGCCAAGCTGA
- a CDS encoding serine hydrolase domain-containing protein, with the protein MNASAQGFSAPQFAPVRDLFDALLDADPRYSAQLAVYVGGEQVLDLVGGPDSAADSMTGVFSCSKGVSALAFSLLVQDGLVELDATVASYWPEFAQQGKGAVKVRELLSHQAGLVGVQGGFAMEEYNDLPAVADRLAAMAPLWRPGSGTFGYHALTMGVFLEELCRRITGERLQEVYNRRIRGPLAADMFLGLPESEEPRFRPVLFDEQPAPDFFEPGSIAGMAGNVQAGNLLELPNIRSVRAAGSCSGAGVGSADGLARVYAGAITGIDGVPAYLQPETIALMSQEQVWGMDRVFCEISSFAVTFMKANPRMDFGSAQAFGHDGANAALGFADPLYGVGFGYVPARAEEGGTAGRAMVLSAAVRKAILAGA; encoded by the coding sequence ATGAATGCATCTGCTCAAGGTTTTTCCGCGCCCCAGTTCGCCCCCGTCCGGGATCTTTTCGATGCCCTGCTCGACGCCGATCCTCGCTACAGCGCGCAGCTGGCCGTCTACGTGGGTGGCGAGCAGGTTCTTGACCTGGTGGGTGGGCCAGACTCCGCTGCGGATTCGATGACAGGCGTCTTCTCCTGCTCCAAGGGTGTTTCCGCCTTGGCGTTTAGCCTGCTGGTCCAGGACGGATTGGTGGAATTGGATGCCACCGTTGCCAGCTACTGGCCCGAGTTTGCCCAACAGGGCAAGGGTGCCGTGAAAGTGCGCGAGCTGCTCTCGCACCAAGCCGGGCTGGTGGGCGTGCAGGGTGGCTTTGCCATGGAGGAATACAACGATCTGCCGGCCGTGGCAGACCGGTTGGCAGCGATGGCGCCCCTCTGGCGCCCCGGCAGCGGAACGTTTGGCTACCACGCACTGACCATGGGCGTGTTCCTTGAGGAACTGTGCCGCCGGATCACGGGCGAACGCCTACAAGAGGTCTACAACCGCCGCATCCGCGGCCCATTGGCGGCCGATATGTTCTTAGGCCTGCCCGAATCCGAAGAGCCGCGCTTCCGCCCCGTCCTCTTTGACGAGCAGCCAGCCCCGGACTTCTTCGAGCCTGGCTCCATCGCCGGGATGGCCGGCAACGTTCAGGCCGGAAACCTGCTGGAACTGCCCAACATCCGCAGCGTGCGCGCGGCCGGAAGCTGCAGCGGTGCCGGTGTGGGTTCCGCCGACGGCCTAGCGCGGGTCTACGCCGGAGCCATCACCGGAATCGACGGGGTGCCCGCGTATTTGCAGCCCGAAACCATCGCCCTGATGAGCCAGGAACAGGTCTGGGGCATGGACCGGGTGTTCTGCGAGATCTCCTCCTTCGCCGTGACCTTCATGAAAGCCAACCCGCGCATGGACTTTGGCAGTGCACAAGCCTTCGGGCACGACGGCGCCAACGCGGCTTTGGGTTTTGCGGACCCCCTGTACGGGGTTGGCTTTGGCTACGTCCCGGCCCGGGCTGAAGAAGGTGGCACGGCTGGCCGGGCTATGGTGCTCAGCGCCGCCGTTCGGAAAGCGATTCTCGCCGGGGCATAA
- a CDS encoding universal stress protein: protein MAGIIIVGVDGNATSMKAARVAAELAKATGRTLRVVTAFGEDKTEKVAIGNDEWFLSTADEAERVAQRVAEELKISGVKTEYSSALGKPADVLLEEAAKLEAELIVVGNVRMQGLARVLGSVANAVSHNAPCDVYIVKTDG from the coding sequence ATGGCTGGAATTATCATTGTCGGCGTCGACGGCAACGCAACGTCCATGAAGGCTGCACGCGTCGCTGCGGAGCTGGCCAAGGCTACGGGCCGCACCCTGCGCGTTGTGACCGCGTTCGGCGAAGACAAGACCGAAAAGGTTGCCATTGGAAACGACGAATGGTTCCTCTCCACGGCAGATGAGGCTGAGCGTGTTGCACAGCGCGTTGCCGAAGAGCTGAAGATCTCCGGTGTCAAGACCGAATACTCCTCTGCTCTGGGCAAGCCGGCCGACGTTCTGTTGGAAGAAGCCGCCAAGCTCGAAGCTGAACTGATCGTTGTCGGTAACGTCCGCATGCAGGGCCTGGCCCGCGTACTGGGCTCGGTTGCCAATGCTGTTTCCCACAACGCTCCGTGCGATGTATACATCGTGAAGACCGACGGCTAA
- a CDS encoding DUF456 domain-containing protein gives MDAQIVWTIVCGLAIAVGAVGVIVPVLPGSLLIAASLLVWAIVVGGPLGWIIFGIGVLFVASGMASSAVLTGKAMKERSIPGRSVVIGLLLGVVGFFVVPVVGLLLGFAVGLFLSEYARQREFKPAVSSSVAALKATGLGILAEFGFASLAAGTWVAGVLIYFLNR, from the coding sequence ATGGATGCACAGATCGTTTGGACCATCGTTTGCGGACTGGCCATTGCCGTAGGGGCCGTCGGAGTGATCGTGCCGGTTCTGCCCGGGAGCCTGTTGATTGCTGCGAGCCTGCTGGTATGGGCAATTGTGGTGGGCGGACCTCTGGGCTGGATCATCTTCGGCATTGGTGTGTTGTTCGTGGCCTCGGGGATGGCATCCAGTGCCGTGCTGACGGGCAAAGCCATGAAGGAACGGTCCATCCCCGGCCGGTCAGTGGTTATTGGGCTACTGCTCGGAGTGGTGGGCTTCTTCGTGGTCCCGGTGGTAGGACTCTTGCTGGGGTTCGCCGTGGGCCTGTTCCTCTCGGAATATGCCCGCCAGAGGGAGTTCAAGCCCGCGGTGTCGTCGTCTGTGGCTGCCCTTAAGGCCACCGGTCTGGGAATACTGGCGGAGTTCGGGTTCGCTTCACTCGCAGCAGGAACGTGGGTTGCGGGCGTGCTGATCTACTTCCTGAACCGGTAG